The proteins below come from a single Fusarium verticillioides 7600 chromosome 3, whole genome shotgun sequence genomic window:
- a CDS encoding dTDP-4-dehydrorhamnose reductase: MSERTVLITGATGLLGREVATTFGLKNWNVKGTGYSRADGVNTFKINLSNETEVGEFLDETKPQVIVHCAAQRFPDKVDKDPESARELNVAASKALAKLAADRDIFVIYISTDYVFPGTPGDAPYEADAKPQPTNLYGQTKLDGERAVLDTLKQVGKEGLGVVLRVPVLYGNAETPAESAVNVLMDALWKAQTQGAEISMDHWAIRYPTNTEDIGRVCHGMSHSAFNHQVSKPQCHLN; this comes from the exons ATGTCTGAGCGCACTGTCCTTATAACCGGCGCTACCGGCCTGCTGGGTCGTGAGGTCGCTACAACTTTCGGCCTCAAGAACTGGAATGTCAAAGGCACGGGCTATTCTCGCGCAGATGGAGTCAACaccttcaagatcaatcTAAGCAATGAGACGGAAGTGGGAGAGTTTCTGGATGAGACCAA ACCACAGGTTATTGTCCATT GCGCTGCTCAAAGGTTCCCAGACAAGGTCGATAAAGACCCCGAAAGTGCCCGTGAACTCAACGTCGCTGCGAGCAAGGCACTCGCTAAGCTGGCCGCGGATAGAGACATATTTGTCATATATATATCAACCGACTACGTGTTCCCCGGTACGCCGGGGGATGCTCCCTATGAAGCCGATGCCAAGCCTCAGCCTACCAATCTTTACGGCCAAACGAAGCTGGATGGTGAGCGAGCCGTCTTAGACACGCTGAAGCAGGTTGGAAAGGAGGGCCTGGGTGTCGTTCTTCGAGTTCCTGTCCTCTATGGGAACGCTGAGACGCCAGCCGAGAGTGCGGTCAATGTTCTTATGGATGCACTATGGAAGGCACAGACACAGGGAGCTGAAATTAGCATGGACCACTGGGCAATACGCTATCCTACGAACACAGAAGACATCGGTAGGGTATGCCACGGTATGTCTCACTCTGCTTTTAACCACCAGGTTTCCAAACCACAGTGCCATTTGAACTAG
- a CDS encoding dTDP-4-dehydrorhamnose reductase — MSERTVLITGATGLLGREVATTFGLKNWNVKGTGYSRADGVNTFKINLSNETEVGEFLDETKPQVIVHCAAQRFPDKVDKDPESARELNVAASKALAKLAADRDIFVIYISTDYVFPGTPGDAPYEADAKPQPTNLYGQTKLDGERAVLDTLKQVGKEGLGVVLRVPVLYGNAETPAESAVNVLMDALWKAQTQGAEISMDHWAIRYPTNTEDIGRVCHDISVKYLDAPTKERSCLPRVLQFSSEDRMTKYEIVTLFGEIMGLSTEGIKPNTEGNDPNASVQRPYDCHLSTKALKDLGIDVSTCDFKGWWRREVRAFRK, encoded by the exons ATGTCTGAGCGCACTGTCCTTATAACCGGCGCTACCGGCCTGCTGGGTCGTGAGGTCGCTACAACTTTCGGCCTCAAGAACTGGAATGTCAAAGGCACGGGCTATTCTCGCGCAGATGGAGTCAACaccttcaagatcaatcTAAGCAATGAGACGGAAGTGGGAGAGTTTCTGGATGAGACCAA ACCACAGGTTATTGTCCATT GCGCTGCTCAAAGGTTCCCAGACAAGGTCGATAAAGACCCCGAAAGTGCCCGTGAACTCAACGTCGCTGCGAGCAAGGCACTCGCTAAGCTGGCCGCGGATAGAGACATATTTGTCATATATATATCAACCGACTACGTGTTCCCCGGTACGCCGGGGGATGCTCCCTATGAAGCCGATGCCAAGCCTCAGCCTACCAATCTTTACGGCCAAACGAAGCTGGATGGTGAGCGAGCCGTCTTAGACACGCTGAAGCAGGTTGGAAAGGAGGGCCTGGGTGTCGTTCTTCGAGTTCCTGTCCTCTATGGGAACGCTGAGACGCCAGCCGAGAGTGCGGTCAATGTTCTTATGGATGCACTATGGAAGGCACAGACACAGGGAGCTGAAATTAGCATGGACCACTGGGCAATACGCTATCCTACGAACACAGAAGACATCGGTAGGGTATGCCACG ATATTTCCGTCAAGTACCTCGATGCTCCAACTAAGGAGcgatcttgtcttccccGAGTTCTCCAGTTTTCCTCAGAGGATCGAATGACGAAGTATGAGATAGTGACACTATTTGGTGAGATAATGGGCCTGTCAACGGAAGGGATTAAGCCCAACACGGAAGGGAATGACCCAAATGCCAGTGTACAGCGACCTTATGACTGCCACTTGAGCACAAAGGCGCTAAAAGATCTGGGAATTGATGTTTCAACCTGCGACTTCAAAGGCTGGTGGAGACGTGAGGTTCGCGCATTTCGCAAGTAA